The Gordonibacter urolithinfaciens genome contains a region encoding:
- a CDS encoding rhodanese-like domain-containing protein: MADGEGSVKVIITAEEQRALDSGAYHLISSEAAEDLVDRGGVTILDVRSPQEYGDGHLRDSLNMRYDSFDQLPPELEGLDRDAPVLAYCRTGNRARKTCAQLINNGFTNVYNMDKGILDWAGVTVAW, encoded by the coding sequence ATGGCAGACGGGGAAGGCTCGGTCAAAGTCATCATCACGGCCGAGGAGCAACGGGCGCTCGACTCGGGCGCCTACCACCTGATCTCAAGCGAGGCCGCCGAGGACCTGGTCGACCGGGGCGGCGTGACCATCCTGGACGTGCGCTCGCCGCAGGAGTACGGCGACGGGCATCTGCGCGATTCGCTGAACATGCGCTACGACAGCTTCGACCAGCTTCCTCCGGAGCTCGAAGGGCTCGACCGCGATGCCCCGGTGCTCGCCTACTGCCGCACCGGCAACCGCGCCCGGAAAACCTGCGCGCAGCTCATCAACAACGGCTTCACCAACGTGTACAACATGGACAAGGGCATCCTCGACTGGGCCGGCGTGACGGTAGCCTGGTAG
- a CDS encoding aquaporin produces the protein MEASSMKKYAAEAFGTFVLTLFGCGSAAVAGATLGTLGIAMAFGLSIVAMAFVIGNVSGCHINPAVSFGLFLDKRLSGKDLVGYWVAQFVGGIVAAAVLALVISMCDLGGVAATGLGCDGYGAASAVGISLVGALIVEVILTCIFVLSVLGSTADERTAPYAGIIIGLTLAFVHIMGIPLTGTSVNPARSFGPALMMAVSGDAGALSQVWVFIAAPLAGAALAALIWMGLKKRK, from the coding sequence ATGGAAGCATCATCGATGAAAAAGTACGCCGCAGAGGCGTTCGGCACGTTCGTGCTCACGCTGTTCGGCTGCGGCAGCGCCGCCGTGGCAGGCGCGACGCTAGGCACGCTCGGCATAGCCATGGCGTTCGGCCTTTCCATCGTGGCGATGGCGTTCGTCATCGGCAACGTGTCGGGGTGCCATATCAACCCGGCCGTATCGTTCGGCCTGTTCCTGGACAAGCGCCTGTCGGGCAAGGACCTCGTGGGCTACTGGGTCGCGCAGTTCGTCGGCGGCATCGTGGCCGCGGCCGTGCTCGCGCTCGTCATAAGCATGTGCGACCTGGGAGGCGTGGCTGCCACGGGCCTTGGCTGCGACGGCTACGGAGCCGCGTCCGCCGTGGGAATATCCCTGGTGGGAGCCCTTATCGTCGAGGTGATCCTCACCTGCATCTTCGTGCTCAGCGTGCTGGGCTCGACAGCCGACGAGCGCACGGCGCCCTACGCCGGCATCATCATCGGCCTCACGCTGGCGTTCGTGCACATCATGGGCATTCCGCTTACGGGCACGTCCGTGAACCCGGCACGCAGCTTCGGCCCGGCCCTTATGATGGCCGTCTCCGGCGATGCCGGCGCGCTTTCGCAGGTGTGGGTATTCATCGCGGCCCCGCTCGCAGGCGCCGCGCTGGCCGCGCTCATCTGGATGGGGCTTAAAAAGCGCAAGTAG
- a CDS encoding LysR family transcriptional regulator has translation MNIKQITYLTAVVEHGSLTAAAKDLYVTVQAVSKAIADLERELGQRLFVRESRGMRPTPFCQEFGKKALDVIAGFDSLEAFARSYGERGGLPDRLRLALNTPAFPGNEMVRENTASFTRARLGIEVTYELATGEAGFEGLADGTYDAIVTVGAFRHGDVECFPVGTVPAGVMMGSRHPLAQKDVVSLEDLARYPMGLSSWFDDANDTIVEHYREQDAHLNFVELALADVVRFLSEGGIIFTTGIPALGRVDPSLTVRVLAPEDAVPVPICLVCLKGRGAMMRSVVEKLRLGDGGLPFLK, from the coding sequence TTGAACATAAAGCAAATCACATACTTGACCGCGGTCGTCGAGCACGGCAGTCTGACCGCGGCGGCGAAAGACCTGTACGTAACCGTGCAGGCGGTGTCGAAGGCCATCGCCGACCTCGAGCGCGAGCTGGGCCAGCGCCTGTTCGTGCGCGAGAGCCGCGGCATGCGTCCCACGCCGTTCTGCCAGGAGTTCGGCAAGAAGGCGCTTGATGTTATCGCCGGGTTCGACAGCTTGGAGGCGTTCGCCCGGTCTTACGGCGAGCGCGGCGGCCTGCCCGATCGACTTCGGCTTGCGCTGAACACGCCGGCCTTTCCCGGCAACGAGATGGTGCGCGAGAACACGGCCTCGTTCACGCGGGCACGTCTCGGTATCGAGGTGACGTACGAGCTTGCCACGGGAGAGGCAGGATTCGAAGGGCTTGCGGACGGCACGTACGATGCCATCGTCACCGTAGGGGCGTTCCGCCATGGCGATGTGGAGTGCTTCCCCGTGGGCACCGTTCCGGCAGGCGTCATGATGGGCTCGCGGCATCCGCTCGCCCAGAAGGACGTCGTCAGCCTGGAAGACCTCGCGCGGTATCCCATGGGCCTTTCAAGCTGGTTCGACGACGCGAACGACACCATCGTCGAGCACTACCGCGAACAGGATGCGCACTTGAATTTCGTCGAGCTGGCGCTTGCGGATGTCGTGCGGTTCCTTAGCGAGGGAGGCATCATCTTCACGACGGGCATTCCCGCGCTCGGCCGCGTTGACCCTTCCCTGACGGTGCGCGTGCTGGCGCCGGAAGACGCCGTGCCCGTGCCCATCTGCCTTGTCTGCCTTAAGGGACGCGGTGCCATGATGCGATCCGTGGTGGAGAAGCTGCGCTTGGGCGACGGCGGGCTTCCGTTCCTGAAGTAG
- a CDS encoding LysR family transcriptional regulator, whose amino-acid sequence MGAKSLNIKQIRYFAAVVEHGSLSAAAKGQYVTVQAVSKAIADLERELGQRLFVRESRGVHPTPFGKAFYQKALPVLDDFGELEAFAKLYHESVLPDALRLALCSPAFYGYEQACASIALFANRGLGLDSTVMLETGTQGLFSLRAGDYDALITIGTLSTPDTDCMPVGTVAPGVVMSKSHPLTGQDEVSLADLSDYPIAVSQEFDSFNESIVAVYRRRKVDAMFVPIIPEKFDEHLEVHHGVCLMVHIPALGEMYPGTVIKPLASGDAVAIPLCLVSMKDRKSPAYLAFERWLASELIVVGGGGIASSPR is encoded by the coding sequence TTGGGGGCAAAGTCGTTGAATATCAAGCAGATCCGCTACTTTGCCGCGGTCGTCGAGCACGGCAGTCTGTCCGCGGCGGCAAAGGGTCAGTACGTAACCGTGCAGGCGGTGTCGAAGGCCATCGCCGACCTCGAGCGCGAGCTGGGCCAGCGCCTGTTCGTGCGCGAGAGCCGCGGCGTGCATCCCACGCCGTTCGGCAAGGCGTTCTATCAAAAGGCCTTGCCGGTTCTGGATGATTTCGGCGAGCTGGAGGCCTTCGCCAAGCTCTATCACGAGAGCGTCCTTCCCGATGCGCTTCGCCTCGCGCTGTGCTCGCCTGCGTTTTACGGTTACGAGCAGGCTTGCGCGAGCATAGCCTTGTTCGCGAACCGGGGCCTCGGCCTCGATTCGACCGTGATGCTGGAGACCGGCACGCAAGGATTGTTCTCGTTGCGGGCAGGCGACTATGATGCGCTCATCACCATCGGCACGCTTTCGACTCCCGATACCGACTGCATGCCGGTTGGGACGGTCGCACCGGGGGTGGTTATGTCCAAGTCGCATCCCCTGACCGGTCAGGACGAGGTGAGCTTGGCCGATCTTTCGGACTATCCCATTGCAGTGTCGCAGGAATTCGACAGCTTCAACGAGTCCATCGTCGCGGTGTACCGCAGGCGTAAGGTGGACGCGATGTTCGTGCCGATCATACCGGAGAAGTTCGACGAGCATCTCGAGGTCCATCATGGCGTGTGCCTCATGGTGCATATCCCGGCATTGGGCGAGATGTACCCTGGTACGGTCATCAAGCCTCTGGCCTCCGGCGACGCGGTTGCCATTCCCCTCTGCCTGGTAAGCATGAAAGACCGCAAGTCGCCGGCTTACCTTGCCTTCGAGCGTTGGCTTGCGAGCGAGCTGATCGTGGTCGGAGGGGGAGGGATCGCCTCGTCCCCTCGATGA
- a CDS encoding DUF5679 domain-containing protein, with amino-acid sequence MAVEAYCMKCKEKKVMADPVASTTKNGKPITKGTCPVCGSTICRIGKTK; translated from the coding sequence ATGGCGGTCGAGGCGTACTGCATGAAGTGCAAGGAGAAGAAGGTCATGGCTGACCCCGTGGCCAGTACCACGAAGAACGGCAAGCCCATCACGAAGGGCACGTGCCCCGTGTGCGGCAGCACGATCTGCCGCATCGGCAAAACCAAGTAA
- a CDS encoding acyl-CoA dehydratase activase-related protein has translation MGILKQGDCADVQRVGVPRALLYYRYGTLWETFFGELGREVVLSRPTDRALMEAGEALSVDECCLASKAYLGHAESLLGSCDALFVPSMGNLGRRQGFCTKFQALPDLVANTFRDRGVRVASCLADALEGRSSLRDAFLELGGRFGASPREAKRAWRAASHAQERADRTAAGAQERLLASLEATQGAGRPLAILLVAHPYLAHDPYLGGSVTDALERLGATVLYADEADHGRALKASFDFSDTMPWVVNRELVGAILLLHERIDGIVLVSAFPCGPDSMTDDAIMRCIQGKPILNLTIDAQSGTAGLETRIESFMDILRYQKKGGYVHG, from the coding sequence ATGGGCATCCTCAAACAGGGCGACTGCGCCGACGTGCAGCGCGTGGGCGTCCCGCGGGCGCTGCTGTACTACCGCTACGGCACGCTGTGGGAGACGTTTTTCGGCGAGCTGGGGCGCGAGGTGGTGCTGAGCCGCCCGACGGACCGCGCGCTCATGGAGGCGGGCGAGGCATTGTCCGTGGACGAGTGCTGCCTGGCGTCGAAGGCCTACCTGGGACACGCCGAGAGCCTGCTGGGCTCCTGCGACGCGCTTTTCGTGCCGAGCATGGGCAACCTGGGGCGGCGCCAAGGGTTCTGCACGAAGTTCCAGGCGCTGCCCGACCTGGTGGCGAACACCTTCCGCGACCGCGGCGTGCGCGTGGCTTCATGCCTGGCAGACGCACTGGAGGGGCGCTCGTCGCTGCGCGACGCGTTCCTCGAGCTGGGCGGGCGCTTCGGCGCCAGCCCGCGCGAAGCGAAGCGGGCCTGGAGGGCGGCATCGCACGCCCAGGAGCGCGCCGATCGCACGGCGGCGGGCGCGCAGGAGCGGCTGCTGGCCTCGCTGGAGGCCACGCAGGGCGCGGGGCGGCCGTTGGCCATCCTGCTGGTGGCACACCCCTACCTGGCGCACGACCCCTACCTGGGCGGCAGCGTGACGGATGCGCTCGAACGCCTGGGCGCCACGGTGCTCTACGCCGACGAGGCCGACCACGGGCGCGCGCTCAAGGCCAGCTTCGACTTCTCGGACACCATGCCCTGGGTGGTGAACCGCGAGCTTGTCGGCGCTATCCTGCTGCTGCACGAGCGCATCGACGGCATCGTGCTGGTGAGCGCATTCCCCTGCGGGCCCGACTCCATGACCGACGACGCCATCATGCGCTGCATCCAGGGCAAGCCCATCCTGAATCTCACCATCGACGCTCAGAGCGGCACCGCCGGCCTCGAGACCCGCATCGAGAGCTTCATGGACATCCTGCGCTACCAGAAGAAGGGGGGCTACGTGCATGGCTAA
- a CDS encoding DHA2 family efflux MFS transporter permease subunit — MPFVEKQFSPKVVLVAMLVGTFVASVSQSMLTSALPAVMREFGVDATLGQLLTTSYMYTLGIVAAFSAFLITRCNVRWLFLGALALFAAGCALAYNATAYPLLLAARLMQACGTGVLMPLIQVVALEIYPKDQYGQALGLVGLVFGFAPVVGPTLSGIITDALGWRTIFLLLGFVAVASLLASSLVVRDVGRHERIALDVPSVLLYTFGLVVFMVGVTGLEQFGFLDARAFGPTLAGVALVAVFAVRQMRLRKPYLKLRLFGNRVFRTGVLLLVVAQMAMMASALQVPLYLQEIHGFSATQSGLTLLPGALCMPLLNPVTGRLFDRFGGKLVGIAGFSLLIAGTASFMFFSDSTPVVLVAALYLVRMVGVAFILMPMTAYCMTDLGGDDLPQGTAIVNSLRQICGSLGSSVMVAVVAHASAGAAVVAGAGVSMHGFSVSFGLQAALLGVSLVGTIVFVHGKRHGKDAKGAAAA; from the coding sequence ATGCCGTTCGTCGAAAAACAGTTCAGCCCGAAGGTGGTGCTGGTCGCCATGCTGGTGGGCACCTTCGTGGCCTCAGTCAGCCAGAGCATGCTCACGAGCGCCCTTCCTGCTGTTATGCGCGAGTTCGGCGTGGATGCCACGCTGGGGCAGCTGCTTACCACGTCGTATATGTACACGTTGGGCATCGTGGCCGCGTTCTCGGCGTTCCTCATCACCCGCTGCAACGTGCGCTGGCTGTTCCTGGGCGCGCTCGCCCTCTTCGCGGCTGGCTGCGCGCTCGCGTACAACGCCACGGCCTACCCGCTGCTGCTGGCTGCACGGCTCATGCAGGCGTGCGGCACGGGCGTGCTCATGCCCCTCATCCAGGTGGTGGCGCTGGAGATCTACCCGAAGGACCAGTACGGCCAGGCCCTGGGCCTGGTGGGGCTGGTGTTCGGGTTCGCGCCGGTCGTGGGTCCCACGCTGTCGGGCATCATCACGGATGCGCTCGGATGGCGCACCATCTTCCTGCTGCTGGGTTTCGTGGCCGTGGCGTCGCTTCTGGCCTCGTCGCTTGTGGTGCGCGACGTGGGCAGGCACGAGCGCATCGCGCTCGACGTGCCGTCCGTGCTGCTGTACACGTTCGGGTTGGTCGTGTTCATGGTGGGAGTGACGGGCCTCGAGCAGTTCGGGTTCCTCGATGCGCGCGCCTTCGGGCCCACGCTCGCGGGCGTGGCGCTGGTGGCGGTGTTCGCCGTGCGGCAGATGCGCCTGCGCAAGCCGTATTTGAAGCTTAGGCTGTTCGGCAACCGCGTGTTCCGCACGGGGGTGCTGCTGCTGGTGGTGGCGCAGATGGCCATGATGGCGTCGGCTCTGCAGGTTCCGCTCTACCTGCAGGAGATCCACGGGTTCTCGGCCACGCAGTCGGGGCTCACGCTGCTGCCGGGTGCGCTGTGCATGCCGCTGCTGAACCCGGTGACGGGGCGCCTGTTCGACCGCTTCGGCGGCAAGCTCGTGGGCATCGCGGGCTTCTCGCTTCTCATAGCGGGCACGGCCTCGTTCATGTTCTTCTCGGATTCAACGCCCGTGGTGCTGGTGGCGGCCCTGTACCTGGTGCGCATGGTGGGCGTGGCGTTCATTCTCATGCCCATGACGGCGTACTGCATGACGGACCTGGGCGGGGACGACCTTCCCCAGGGCACGGCCATCGTGAACTCGCTGCGGCAGATCTGCGGGTCCCTGGGCTCGTCGGTCATGGTGGCCGTGGTGGCGCACGCGTCGGCGGGCGCGGCGGTGGTTGCCGGGGCGGGTGTGAGCATGCACGGGTTCAGCGTGTCGTTCGGCCTGCAGGCAGCGTTGCTGGGCGTGTCGCTCGTGGGGACCATCGTGTTCGTGCATGGCAAGCGTCACGGCAAGGATGCGAAGGGCGCGGCTGCGGCCTGA